Proteins found in one Promicromonospora sukumoe genomic segment:
- a CDS encoding TetR/AcrR family transcriptional regulator: protein MPVDDVDTRPAPARSLTRRERLRRRTVDEIVERALDLVDGGGAHGLSIAQVSKAMGMTPPALYHYFPSRDALLDALVLAAYTDLGAAVEAAAEAASDRPAPDRVAVIAHAWRRWAVDYPRRYVMLFTGSRREAVDPLADVGPIRHSMLALVTALQELVPDGGGGASRDDAGRVDSSADEAAAPARGAATTGGGTSRGAAPADENEAIVEPGLDADLLRWGQSLGAPPETAPDALRLALSTWYRVHGLVSLELVGGFGTMGLDGAALLTAEIESLVRESAR from the coding sequence ATGCCCGTGGACGACGTCGACACCCGGCCCGCACCGGCGCGGTCCCTGACCCGCCGCGAGCGCCTGCGGCGGCGGACGGTCGACGAGATCGTGGAGCGGGCCCTGGACCTGGTCGACGGCGGCGGGGCGCACGGCTTGTCGATCGCGCAGGTCAGCAAGGCGATGGGCATGACGCCGCCCGCGCTGTACCACTACTTCCCGTCCCGGGACGCGCTGCTGGACGCCCTGGTCCTGGCCGCGTACACGGACCTCGGCGCCGCCGTCGAGGCCGCGGCGGAGGCGGCGTCCGACCGGCCCGCCCCGGACCGGGTGGCCGTGATCGCCCACGCGTGGCGCCGCTGGGCCGTGGACTATCCCCGGCGCTACGTGATGCTGTTCACCGGCAGCCGCCGCGAGGCGGTGGACCCGCTGGCGGACGTCGGCCCGATCCGCCACAGCATGCTCGCCCTGGTCACGGCACTCCAGGAGCTGGTGCCGGACGGCGGGGGCGGCGCGAGCCGGGACGACGCGGGCCGGGTCGACAGCAGTGCCGACGAAGCCGCCGCACCGGCCAGAGGTGCTGCGACGACCGGGGGCGGTACGTCCCGCGGAGCCGCTCCGGCAGACGAAAACGAGGCGATCGTCGAACCGGGGCTCGACGCCGACCTGCTGCGATGGGGGCAGTCGCTGGGTGCACCACCGGAGACCGCGCCGGACGCCCTCCGGCTGGCGCTGTCCACCTGGTACCGCGTGCACGGGCTGGTGTCGCTGGAGCTGGTCGGCGGGTTCGGCACCATGGGCCTGGACGGCGCCGCCCTGCTCACCGCGGAGATCGAGAGCCTGGTCCGCGAGTCCGCCCGCTGA
- a CDS encoding LacI family DNA-binding transcriptional regulator, with protein MSPRRRATQVDIARAAGVSQATVSLVISGGHGSEQVAEHTRAAVLDAAARLGYTVNTAARSLKGGRNRMLGLYTFESVFPTDQRDFYYPFLLGVERATAELGYDLLLFSSVSPGPRRFTSDGINRLKVADGCVLLGRQVDRADIAELVGDDYPFVFVGRRELPGVELSWVAPDYVDATCALVRRLTGLGHRRLAYLRPDDDQEPTRDREAGFRAGVADAGLPEQEVHVLPVGSAPRVDGVGEVLTGPLTTLLDAWRARDVTAVLVDPGENDRTVAVLEQAATGAGMRIPEDLSVAVLGDPSPPRSADGSAGLPISTRDWTRFALPREALGRAAVHLLLDLLADDGGSVRQLLVPCTPVDGETVGSPR; from the coding sequence ATGAGCCCACGACGACGTGCGACTCAGGTGGACATCGCGCGAGCAGCGGGCGTCTCACAGGCGACGGTATCTCTGGTGATCAGCGGCGGCCACGGCAGCGAACAGGTCGCCGAGCACACCCGCGCGGCGGTGCTCGACGCGGCCGCGCGGCTCGGCTACACGGTCAACACCGCGGCGCGCAGCCTCAAGGGCGGCCGCAACCGGATGCTCGGCCTCTACACGTTCGAGTCCGTGTTCCCCACCGACCAGCGCGACTTCTACTACCCGTTCCTGCTCGGCGTCGAGCGGGCCACCGCCGAGCTCGGGTACGACCTGCTGCTGTTCAGCTCCGTCAGCCCCGGCCCGCGCCGCTTCACCTCCGACGGGATCAACCGGCTCAAGGTCGCCGACGGCTGCGTGCTGCTCGGCCGGCAGGTCGACCGGGCGGACATCGCCGAGCTGGTCGGAGACGACTACCCCTTCGTGTTCGTCGGACGGCGCGAGCTGCCCGGCGTGGAGCTCTCCTGGGTGGCCCCGGACTACGTGGACGCGACGTGCGCCCTGGTCCGCCGGCTGACCGGTCTCGGGCACCGCCGTCTGGCCTACCTGCGGCCCGACGACGACCAGGAGCCCACCCGCGACCGTGAGGCGGGCTTCCGCGCGGGCGTGGCCGACGCCGGGCTGCCGGAGCAGGAGGTGCACGTCCTGCCGGTCGGCTCCGCTCCACGGGTCGACGGGGTCGGCGAGGTGCTGACCGGGCCGCTCACGACGCTGCTGGACGCCTGGCGCGCCCGCGACGTCACCGCCGTCCTGGTGGACCCGGGCGAGAACGACCGGACAGTCGCCGTCCTGGAGCAGGCCGCCACGGGGGCCGGGATGCGCATCCCCGAGGACCTCTCCGTCGCCGTGCTCGGCGACCCCTCCCCGCCTCGCTCGGCCGACGGCTCCGCGGGGCTGCCCATCTCCACCCGGGACTGGACCCGCTTCGCCCTGCCGCGCGAGGCGCTGGGCCGCGCCGCCGTCCACCTCCTGCTCGACCTCCTGGCCGACGACGGCGGCAGCGTGCGGCAGCTCCTCGTCCCCTGCACCCCGGTCGACGGCGAGACGGTGGGCAGCCCGCGCTGA
- a CDS encoding NADP-dependent oxidoreductase: MRAVVYDQFGGPEVLHLGQVPEPEAGPGRIRVRVEAVGLNAFDGKVRSGAMESVFRTRLPGSPGLEVAGVVDQVGADVVGVAPGDRVTGWTSRGAADFATLRRWAPVPDGLAPTQAAALPVVGEAARRALRLLGPQPGETLLVHGASGGIGGLVTQLAVAAGVRVVGTASPANQERVAAYGATPTAYGDGLVDRVRSLVPAVDAVLDTTGAGVLPDSIELRGGTDRVLTLADDAAHDLGVEFSEEASPSAADLAELLGLVARGEVVVPVAHVLPLAEAARGQAMVDGGHSGGKVVLVS; the protein is encoded by the coding sequence ATGCGCGCAGTGGTGTACGACCAGTTCGGCGGACCCGAGGTGCTGCACCTCGGTCAAGTCCCGGAGCCGGAGGCCGGCCCCGGCCGGATCCGGGTGCGGGTCGAGGCGGTGGGCCTGAACGCCTTCGACGGCAAGGTCCGCTCGGGGGCCATGGAGTCCGTGTTCCGCACGCGGCTGCCCGGGTCGCCCGGGCTGGAGGTGGCGGGCGTCGTCGACCAGGTGGGGGCGGACGTCGTCGGCGTCGCGCCGGGCGACCGCGTCACGGGATGGACCAGCCGAGGCGCCGCGGACTTCGCGACCCTGAGACGGTGGGCCCCGGTGCCCGACGGGCTCGCCCCGACGCAGGCGGCGGCGCTGCCCGTGGTGGGGGAGGCGGCCCGGCGGGCGCTGCGCCTCCTTGGCCCGCAGCCGGGGGAGACCCTGCTGGTGCACGGGGCCAGCGGCGGTATCGGCGGGCTGGTGACCCAGCTCGCCGTCGCGGCGGGCGTGCGGGTGGTCGGTACCGCCTCACCGGCCAACCAGGAGCGGGTCGCGGCGTACGGGGCGACGCCGACGGCGTACGGCGACGGGCTCGTCGACCGCGTGCGCTCCCTCGTGCCGGCCGTCGACGCCGTGCTCGACACGACCGGCGCCGGCGTGCTCCCCGACAGCATCGAGCTGCGCGGCGGCACCGACCGGGTGCTCACCCTCGCCGACGACGCGGCGCACGACCTGGGCGTGGAGTTCTCGGAGGAGGCCTCGCCGTCGGCCGCGGACCTCGCCGAGCTGCTCGGGCTCGTCGCCCGGGGCGAGGTCGTGGTCCCGGTCGCGCACGTGCTGCCCCTGGCGGAGGCGGCGCGGGGGCAGGCGATGGTCGACGGCGGGCACTCCGGCGGCAAGGTCGTGCTCGTGTCCTGA
- a CDS encoding alpha/beta fold hydrolase, giving the protein MTTTTTFDEVRDLTVAGGPVRLYSSGRPDAPPVLLLHGAMLDTAELDWMHVAPVLAEHFRVLAIDLPRHGGSRPWPGRVDQALLQRVVIGLLDELGIRQAALVGLSMGGGVSIGTALDHPDRITAAVLLAPGGLGARRPAQFLTWLFTRTPGALRATTTWLARSSSAVRRSFVDNLQYGADTPGLERAIEIARQEADQKHRHREPGLDDWQALAFGPFAMRTDFLPALHRMSVPTLWVRGSEDPLVLQPDLDAAVAAAPGARTAVLPGAGHLSTLDQPDEVATLVREFLTTHAETAGA; this is encoded by the coding sequence ATGACCACGACCACCACCTTCGACGAGGTGCGGGACCTGACCGTGGCCGGCGGCCCGGTCCGCCTCTACAGCAGCGGACGCCCCGACGCGCCGCCCGTCCTTCTGCTGCACGGCGCGATGCTCGACACCGCGGAGCTCGACTGGATGCACGTCGCTCCCGTCCTCGCCGAACACTTCCGGGTGCTGGCGATCGACCTGCCCCGCCACGGCGGCAGCAGGCCCTGGCCGGGTCGCGTGGACCAGGCGCTGCTCCAGCGGGTCGTGATCGGGCTGCTCGACGAGCTCGGCATCCGGCAGGCGGCGCTCGTCGGGCTCTCCATGGGCGGCGGCGTCTCGATCGGCACCGCGCTCGACCACCCCGACCGGATCACCGCCGCCGTGCTGCTGGCGCCCGGCGGGCTCGGCGCGCGGCGTCCGGCGCAGTTCCTGACCTGGCTGTTCACCCGCACGCCCGGTGCGCTCCGTGCGACCACCACGTGGCTGGCCCGGTCGTCGAGCGCCGTCCGCCGCTCGTTCGTCGACAACCTGCAGTACGGCGCCGACACCCCGGGCCTCGAGCGCGCGATCGAGATCGCGCGGCAGGAGGCCGACCAGAAGCACCGGCACCGCGAGCCCGGGCTCGACGACTGGCAGGCGCTCGCGTTCGGGCCGTTCGCGATGCGCACCGACTTTCTCCCGGCCCTGCACCGGATGTCGGTGCCGACGCTGTGGGTGCGCGGCTCCGAGGACCCGCTGGTGCTCCAGCCCGACCTCGACGCCGCGGTCGCGGCAGCCCCCGGCGCGCGGACGGCGGTGCTGCCGGGAGCAGGGCACCTGTCGACGCTCGACCAGCCGGACGAGGTCGCGACGCTGGTCCGGGAGTTCCTGACGACGCACGCGGAGACGGCGGGGGCGTGA
- a CDS encoding TetR/AcrR family transcriptional regulator — protein MPRPTIPDRRGTLLDVAERLVLDRGFDAMSVQSVADAAGVSKGGVYREFAGKHELLDAVLQRSTARLGDRVDALTAHLPRPVPLSALYRAGVEALLDDPLMSAAMLDDRAVLGEHVRAVGPERYRARFRWITGHIEELRASGHVRADVDPEAVSLALSSVTIGLLSASALIGPLTPEQLRAALGVVADLVRVGIDAGASGGAGDSGVGPDAEASRAASRAHDDQEAP, from the coding sequence ATGCCCAGACCGACCATCCCGGACCGCCGGGGCACGCTGCTCGACGTCGCCGAACGGCTCGTGCTCGATCGCGGCTTCGACGCGATGTCCGTGCAGTCCGTGGCCGACGCCGCGGGCGTGAGCAAGGGCGGCGTCTACCGCGAGTTCGCGGGCAAGCACGAGCTGCTCGACGCCGTCCTGCAGCGCTCGACCGCCCGCCTCGGCGACCGCGTGGACGCCCTCACGGCGCACCTGCCGCGCCCCGTCCCGCTCAGCGCCCTGTACCGGGCGGGCGTCGAGGCGCTGCTGGACGACCCGCTGATGTCCGCGGCGATGCTCGACGACCGCGCCGTGCTCGGCGAGCACGTGCGCGCTGTCGGCCCGGAGCGGTACCGCGCCCGGTTCCGGTGGATCACGGGGCACATCGAGGAGCTGCGGGCGTCCGGGCACGTCAGGGCCGACGTCGACCCCGAGGCGGTCTCGCTCGCGCTGTCGAGCGTGACGATCGGTCTGCTCTCGGCGTCGGCGCTGATCGGGCCGCTGACGCCGGAGCAGCTCCGGGCCGCGCTCGGGGTGGTCGCGGACCTGGTGCGGGTCGGGATCGACGCCGGCGCTTCGGGCGGCGCGGGCGATTCCGGCGTCGGCCCCGATGCCGAGGCGAGCCGTGCCGCTTCTCGAGCCCACGACGACCAGGAGGCGCCATGA
- a CDS encoding SDR family NAD(P)-dependent oxidoreductase: MAADTLRTPEPSATTAPSPPSAPTARTWFVTGASRGLGRAIAVAALERGDRVAATARDLAALDDLVAAHGGAVVPLRLDVTDPDQVRAAVQEATQALGRLDVVVNNAGYGLFGTVEEITPAQLQAQLDVNLFGVLHVTQAALPVLRAQGSGHIVQVSSSSGVAAWPGLGGYSASKWALEGLSESLAQEVAGFGVHVTLVEPGPVDTAWRDESAVRAAQLPAYDALRAAAWHPPGSSSPADVARVVLAVVDADEPPLRILVGDLAADAVLPITEERVAGWRRWEALGRSAG, encoded by the coding sequence ATGGCGGCTGACACCCTGCGCACCCCGGAACCGTCCGCGACGACCGCGCCGTCCCCGCCGAGCGCACCGACGGCCCGGACCTGGTTCGTCACCGGCGCGAGCCGCGGGCTCGGGCGCGCGATCGCGGTCGCCGCCCTGGAGCGCGGCGATCGCGTGGCGGCGACCGCGCGGGACCTCGCCGCCCTCGACGACCTCGTGGCCGCGCACGGCGGCGCCGTCGTGCCGCTGCGCCTCGACGTGACCGACCCCGACCAGGTCAGGGCCGCGGTCCAGGAGGCAACCCAGGCGCTGGGCCGCCTCGACGTCGTGGTGAACAACGCGGGCTACGGCCTGTTCGGCACCGTTGAGGAGATCACGCCCGCCCAGCTACAGGCGCAGCTCGACGTCAACTTGTTCGGCGTGCTGCACGTGACCCAGGCGGCGCTGCCCGTGCTGCGCGCCCAGGGCTCCGGGCACATCGTGCAGGTCTCCAGCTCCAGCGGCGTCGCGGCCTGGCCGGGGCTCGGCGGCTACAGCGCGTCGAAGTGGGCGCTCGAAGGCCTGTCGGAGTCGCTCGCCCAGGAGGTGGCGGGGTTCGGCGTGCACGTGACGCTCGTCGAGCCCGGCCCCGTGGACACCGCGTGGCGCGACGAGTCGGCGGTGCGCGCCGCGCAGCTCCCCGCGTACGACGCGCTGCGCGCCGCGGCGTGGCACCCGCCGGGCTCGTCGTCGCCGGCGGACGTCGCCCGCGTGGTCCTCGCCGTCGTCGACGCCGACGAGCCGCCCCTGCGCATCCTGGTCGGCGACCTCGCCGCCGACGCCGTGCTGCCGATCACCGAGGAGCGCGTCGCCGGGTGGCGACGCTGGGAGGCATTGGGCCGCTCGGCGGGCTGA